The following proteins are co-located in the Numida meleagris isolate 19003 breed g44 Domestic line chromosome 8, NumMel1.0, whole genome shotgun sequence genome:
- the GLA gene encoding alpha-galactosidase A isoform X1, with protein MAAALRCVLVVAVAVAVTVALDNGVARTPPMGWLHWERFLCGTDCAAEPNRCVSERLFAEMADVMAAEGWKEAGYEFVCIDDCWMAPTRDEQGRLRADPRRFPGGIRALADYVHSKGLKLGIYSDVGNGTCAGFPGSYGHYELDAQTFASWGVDLLKFDGCNAGSLGLLAEGYRNMSLALNKTGRPIVYSCEWPFYLRPMQQPNYTEIKQYCNQWRNFYDVYDSWNSIKSIMEWTALHQDSIVKIAGPGGWNDPDMLVIGNFGLSWDQAVTQMAMWAIMAAPLFMSNDLRHIKPEAKWLLQNKEVIAINQDPLGKQGYRITKEKNFELWERPLSNRAYAVAVLNQQEIGGPQNFTFSLAFLGNGLACNPACCIQQILPTSRDWGVHNWVSTLSVEVNPTGTVLLKVVPL; from the exons ATGGCGGCGGCGCTGCGCTGTGTCCTGGTGGTCGCTGTGGCGGTGGCGGTGACTGTGGCGTTGGATAACGGCGTGGCGCGGACGCCGCCCATGGGCTGGCTGCACTGGGAGCGCTTCCTCTGCGGCACCGACTGCGCTGCTGAGCCGAACCGCTGCGTCAG CGAGCGGCTGTTCGCCGAGATGGCCGACGTGATGGCCGCGGAGGGCTGGAAGGAAGCGGGCTACGAGTTCGTCTGCATCGACGACTGCTGGATGGCGCCCACGCGGGACGAGCAGGGCCGGCTGCGGGCGGACCCTCGGCGCTTCCCCGGAGGCATCCGCGCACTGGCGGACTAC GTCCATTCCAAAGGGTTGAAGCTGGGGATCTACAGCGACGTGGGGAACGGGACGTGCGCCGGCTTCCCCGGCAGCTACGGGCACTACGAGCTGGATGCCCAGACCTTTGCCTCCTGGGGCGTGGACCTGCTGAAGTTCGACGGCTGCAACGCCGGCtcgctggggctgctggcagaag gTTACAGGAACATGTCTCTGGCCCTGAACAAGACTGGCAGACCCATCGTGTACTCCTGTGAATGGCCTTTCTACCTGAGGCCCATGCAGCAG CCCAACTACACGGAGATCAAACAGTATTGCAATCAGTGGAGGAACTTTTATGATGTCTATGATTCTTGGAACAGCATCAAGAGTATCATGGAGTGGACAGCGCTTCACCAGGACAGCATCGTGAAGATAGCTGGGCCGGGGGGCTGGAATGACCCTGACATG TTGGTGATTGGGAACTTTGGGCTGAGCTGGGACCAGGCGGTGACGCAGATGGCGATGTGGGCGATTATGGCAGCGCCGCTCTTCATGTCCAATGACCTGCGGCACATTAAACCAGAGGCCAAGTGGCTGCTCCAGAACAAAGAGGTGATCGCCATCAACCAGGATCCGCTGGGCAAGCAGGGCTATCGCATCACTAAG GAAAAGAACTTCGAGCTGTGGGAACGGCCCCTGTCCAACAGAGCCTATGCTGTGGCAGTCCTAAACCAGCAGGAGATTGGGGGACCCCAGAACTTCACCTTCTCCCTTGCCTTCCTCGGCAATGGGCTGGCCTGCAACCCAGCGTGCTGCATCCAGCAGATCCTGCCGACCAGCAGGGACTGGGGGGTTCACAACTGGGTCTCCACCCTGAGCGTAGAAGTGAACCCAACAGGCACTGTACTGCTCAAAGTAGTGCCGCTATAG
- the GLA gene encoding alpha-galactosidase A isoform X2, with protein sequence MAAALRCVLVVAVAVAVTVALDNGVARTPPMGWLHWERFLCGTDCAAEPNRCVSERLFAEMADVMAAEGWKEAGYEFVCIDDCWMAPTRDEQGRLRADPRRFPGGIRALADYVHSKGLKLGIYSDVGNGTCAGFPGSYGHYELDAQTFASWGVDLLKFDGCNAGSLGLLAEGYRNMSLALNKTGRPIVYSCEWPFYLRPMQQPNYTEIKQYCNQWRNFYDVYDSWNSIKSIMEWTALHQDSIVKIAGPGGWNDPDMEKNFELWERPLSNRAYAVAVLNQQEIGGPQNFTFSLAFLGNGLACNPACCIQQILPTSRDWGVHNWVSTLSVEVNPTGTVLLKVVPL encoded by the exons ATGGCGGCGGCGCTGCGCTGTGTCCTGGTGGTCGCTGTGGCGGTGGCGGTGACTGTGGCGTTGGATAACGGCGTGGCGCGGACGCCGCCCATGGGCTGGCTGCACTGGGAGCGCTTCCTCTGCGGCACCGACTGCGCTGCTGAGCCGAACCGCTGCGTCAG CGAGCGGCTGTTCGCCGAGATGGCCGACGTGATGGCCGCGGAGGGCTGGAAGGAAGCGGGCTACGAGTTCGTCTGCATCGACGACTGCTGGATGGCGCCCACGCGGGACGAGCAGGGCCGGCTGCGGGCGGACCCTCGGCGCTTCCCCGGAGGCATCCGCGCACTGGCGGACTAC GTCCATTCCAAAGGGTTGAAGCTGGGGATCTACAGCGACGTGGGGAACGGGACGTGCGCCGGCTTCCCCGGCAGCTACGGGCACTACGAGCTGGATGCCCAGACCTTTGCCTCCTGGGGCGTGGACCTGCTGAAGTTCGACGGCTGCAACGCCGGCtcgctggggctgctggcagaag gTTACAGGAACATGTCTCTGGCCCTGAACAAGACTGGCAGACCCATCGTGTACTCCTGTGAATGGCCTTTCTACCTGAGGCCCATGCAGCAG CCCAACTACACGGAGATCAAACAGTATTGCAATCAGTGGAGGAACTTTTATGATGTCTATGATTCTTGGAACAGCATCAAGAGTATCATGGAGTGGACAGCGCTTCACCAGGACAGCATCGTGAAGATAGCTGGGCCGGGGGGCTGGAATGACCCTGACATG GAAAAGAACTTCGAGCTGTGGGAACGGCCCCTGTCCAACAGAGCCTATGCTGTGGCAGTCCTAAACCAGCAGGAGATTGGGGGACCCCAGAACTTCACCTTCTCCCTTGCCTTCCTCGGCAATGGGCTGGCCTGCAACCCAGCGTGCTGCATCCAGCAGATCCTGCCGACCAGCAGGGACTGGGGGGTTCACAACTGGGTCTCCACCCTGAGCGTAGAAGTGAACCCAACAGGCACTGTACTGCTCAAAGTAGTGCCGCTATAG
- the LOC110403025 gene encoding 60S ribosomal protein L36a, protein MVNVPKTRRTYCKKCGKHQPHKVTQYKKGKDSLHAQGKRRYTRKQSGYGGQTKPIFRKKAKTTKKIVLRLECVEPNCRSKRMLAIKRCKHFELGGDKKRKGQVIQF, encoded by the exons ATG GTGAACGTCCCGAAAACCCGCCGGACCTACTGCAAGAAGTGCGGCAAGCACCAGCCCCATAAGGTCACCCAGTACAAGAAGGGCAAGGACTCTCTCCACGCCCAAG GGAAACGGCGCTACACTAGGAAGCAAAGTGGCTATGGCGGCCAGACGAAGCCTATCTTCCGTAAAAAG GCCAAGACCACAAAGAAGATTGTGCTGAGGCTGGAGTGCGTGGAGCCCAACTGCAGGTCCAAGAGGATGCTGGCAATTAAGAGATGCAAGCACTTTGAACTGGGAGGAGACAAGAAGAGAAAG GGCCAGGTGATACAGTTCTAA
- the BTK gene encoding tyrosine-protein kinase BTK isoform X1 — MAGWGEDAVRTCPFCPALLGVTQLLRHKQPREHGEEAAGGADMASVILESIFLKRSQQKKKTSPLNFKKRLFLLTESKLSYYEYDFERGRRGSKKGSVDIEKITCVETVVPENNPPPERQVPKKGEDYNMEQISIIERFPYPFQVVYDEGPLYVFSPTEELRKRWIHQLKSVIRYNSDLVQKYHPCFWIDGQYLCCSQTAKNAMGCKILESRNGSLKAGRSHRKTKKPLPPTPEEDTMVMKPLPPEPAPSAAGEMKKVVALYNYVPMNVQDLQLQKGEEYLILEESHLPWWKARDKNGREGYIPSNYVTETSNSLEIYEWYSKNITRSQAEQLLKQEGKEGGFIVRDSTSKTGKYTVSVYAKSAADPQGMIRHYVVCCTPQNQYYLAEKHLFNTIPELITYHQHNSAGLISRLKYPVSRHQKSAPSTAGLGYGSWEIDPKDLTFLKELGTGQFGVVKYGKWRGQYNVAIKMIREGSMSEDEFIDEAKVMMNLSHEKLVQLYGVCTKQRPIFIITEYMANGCLLNFLRETQRRFQPAELLEMCKDVCEAMEYLESKKFLHRDLAARNCLVNDQGIVKVSDFGLSRYVLDDEYTSSMGSKFPVRWSPPEVLLYSKFSSKSDVWSFGVLMWEVYSLGKMPYERFNNSETTEHVIQGLRLYRPQQASERVYAIMYSCWHEKAEERPTFSALLGSIVDITDEEP, encoded by the exons ATGGCTGGCTGGGGAG AGGACGCAGTGAGGACCTGTCCGTTCTGCCCGGCGCTGCTGGGGGTGACACAGTTGCTGCGACACAAG CAACCTCGTGAGCACGGCGAGGAGGCAGCTGGGGGGGCCGACATGGCCAGTGTCATCCTGGAGAGCATCTTCTTGAAGCGCTCacagcagaagaagaaaacgTCTCCCCTCAACTTCAAGAAGCGCCTGTTCCTGCTGACGGAGAGCAAGCTGTCCTACTACGAGTACGACTTCGAGAGGGGG CGCCGAGGCAGCAAGAAGGGCTCGGTGGACATTGAGAAGATCACCTGTGTGGAGACGGTGGTGCCTGAAAACAATCCTCCCCCTGAGCGGCAGGTCCCG aagaaaggagaggattACAacatggagcagatctccatCATCGAGCGGTTCCCCTACCCCTTTCAG GTGGTGTACGATGAGGGGCCCCTCTATGTCTTCTCCCCGACAGAGGAGCTGCGCAAACGCTGGATCCATCAGCTGAAGAGCG TGATCCGGTACAACAGTGACCTGGTACAGAAGTACCACCCCTGCTTCTGGATTGATGGCCAGTacctgtgctgctcccagacAGCCAAGAACGCCATGGGCTGCAAGATCCTGGAGAGCAGGAATGGCA GTTTAAAAGCTGGGCGGTCACATCGCAAAACAAAGAAGCCTCTTCCCCCCACTCCCGAGGAGGACACG ATGGTGATGAAGCCTCTGCCCCCTGAGCCAGCCCCCAGCGCAGCAGGCGAAATGAAGAAGGTGGTGGCCCTGTACAACTACGTGCCGATGAATGTGCAggacctgcagctgcagaagggtGAGGAGTACCTCATCCTGGAGGAAAGCCACCTGCCCTGGTGGAAAGCCCGCGACAAGAATGG aagggaaggatACATCCCCAGCAACTATGTCACCGAAACGAGCAATTCCCTGGAGATTTATGA GTGGTACTCAAAGAATATCACTCGGAGCCAAGCAGAGCAACTGCTGAAGCAGGAG ggtaaGGAAGGAGGCTTCATTGTCCGAGACTCTACCAGCAAGACAGGGAAATACACTGTCTCTGTTTATGCCAAGTCTGCTGC AGACCCCCAAGGGATGATCCGCCATTACGTTGTATGCTGCACCCCCCAGAATCAGTATTACCTGGCAGAAAAACACCTGTTCAACACCATCCCAGAGCTCATCACGTACCATCAGCACAACTCTGCCG GGCTCATATCCAGACTGAAGTATCCAGTGTCTCGACACCAGAAAAGTGCCCCTTCCACAGCTGGCCTGGGCTATG GGTCGTGGGAGATTGACCCAAAGGACCTGACcttcctgaaggaactggggacAGGGCAGTTTGGTGTGGTGAAGTATGGGAAATGGAGAGGCCAATACAATGTTGCCATCAAAATGATCAGAGAGGGCTCCATGTCAGAAGATGAGTTCATCGATGAAGCCAAAGTCATGAT GAACCTATCTCATGAGAAGCTGGTGCAGCTCTATGGGGTCTGCACAAAGCAGCGTCCCATCTTCATCATCACTGAGTACATGGCCAACGGCTGTCTCCTGAACTTCCTGAGGGAAACTCAGCGGCGGTTCCagcctgctgagctgctggaaatgtGCAAAGATGTCTGTGAAGCTATGGAGTACCTGGAATCCAAGAAGTTCCTGCACCGAGACCTG GCTGCTCGCAACTGTTTGGTGAATGACCAAGGGATTGTTAAAGTCTCAGATTTTGGCCTTTCCAG ATATGTTCTGGATGATGAGTACACAAGCTCCATGGGGTCAAAGTTTCCAGTTCGGTGGTCTCCTCCTGAAGTGCTTCTGTACAGCAAGTTCAGCAGCAAGTCTGACGTGTGGTCATTTG GCGTGCTGATGTGGGAGGTTTACTCTCTGGGAAAGATGCCTTACGAGAGGTTTAACAACAGCGAGACCACGGAGCACGTCATCCAAGGCCTGCGCCTCTACCGGCCCCAGCAGGCCTCAGAGCGGGTCTACGCCATCATGTACAGCTGCTGGCACGAG AAGGCCGAGGAGCGCCCCACCTTCAGCGCGCTGCTGGGCAGCATCGTGGACATCACGGATGAAGAGCCGTGA
- the BTK gene encoding tyrosine-protein kinase BTK isoform X2, producing the protein MAGWGEDAVRTCPFCPALLGVTQLLRHKQPREHGEEAAGGADMASVILESIFLKRSQQKKKTSPLNFKKRLFLLTESKLSYYEYDFERGRRGSKKGSVDIEKITCVETVVPENNPPPERQVPKGEDYNMEQISIIERFPYPFQVVYDEGPLYVFSPTEELRKRWIHQLKSVIRYNSDLVQKYHPCFWIDGQYLCCSQTAKNAMGCKILESRNGSLKAGRSHRKTKKPLPPTPEEDTMVMKPLPPEPAPSAAGEMKKVVALYNYVPMNVQDLQLQKGEEYLILEESHLPWWKARDKNGREGYIPSNYVTETSNSLEIYEWYSKNITRSQAEQLLKQEGKEGGFIVRDSTSKTGKYTVSVYAKSAADPQGMIRHYVVCCTPQNQYYLAEKHLFNTIPELITYHQHNSAGLISRLKYPVSRHQKSAPSTAGLGYGSWEIDPKDLTFLKELGTGQFGVVKYGKWRGQYNVAIKMIREGSMSEDEFIDEAKVMMNLSHEKLVQLYGVCTKQRPIFIITEYMANGCLLNFLRETQRRFQPAELLEMCKDVCEAMEYLESKKFLHRDLAARNCLVNDQGIVKVSDFGLSRYVLDDEYTSSMGSKFPVRWSPPEVLLYSKFSSKSDVWSFGVLMWEVYSLGKMPYERFNNSETTEHVIQGLRLYRPQQASERVYAIMYSCWHEKAEERPTFSALLGSIVDITDEEP; encoded by the exons ATGGCTGGCTGGGGAG AGGACGCAGTGAGGACCTGTCCGTTCTGCCCGGCGCTGCTGGGGGTGACACAGTTGCTGCGACACAAG CAACCTCGTGAGCACGGCGAGGAGGCAGCTGGGGGGGCCGACATGGCCAGTGTCATCCTGGAGAGCATCTTCTTGAAGCGCTCacagcagaagaagaaaacgTCTCCCCTCAACTTCAAGAAGCGCCTGTTCCTGCTGACGGAGAGCAAGCTGTCCTACTACGAGTACGACTTCGAGAGGGGG CGCCGAGGCAGCAAGAAGGGCTCGGTGGACATTGAGAAGATCACCTGTGTGGAGACGGTGGTGCCTGAAAACAATCCTCCCCCTGAGCGGCAGGTCCCG aaaggagaggattACAacatggagcagatctccatCATCGAGCGGTTCCCCTACCCCTTTCAG GTGGTGTACGATGAGGGGCCCCTCTATGTCTTCTCCCCGACAGAGGAGCTGCGCAAACGCTGGATCCATCAGCTGAAGAGCG TGATCCGGTACAACAGTGACCTGGTACAGAAGTACCACCCCTGCTTCTGGATTGATGGCCAGTacctgtgctgctcccagacAGCCAAGAACGCCATGGGCTGCAAGATCCTGGAGAGCAGGAATGGCA GTTTAAAAGCTGGGCGGTCACATCGCAAAACAAAGAAGCCTCTTCCCCCCACTCCCGAGGAGGACACG ATGGTGATGAAGCCTCTGCCCCCTGAGCCAGCCCCCAGCGCAGCAGGCGAAATGAAGAAGGTGGTGGCCCTGTACAACTACGTGCCGATGAATGTGCAggacctgcagctgcagaagggtGAGGAGTACCTCATCCTGGAGGAAAGCCACCTGCCCTGGTGGAAAGCCCGCGACAAGAATGG aagggaaggatACATCCCCAGCAACTATGTCACCGAAACGAGCAATTCCCTGGAGATTTATGA GTGGTACTCAAAGAATATCACTCGGAGCCAAGCAGAGCAACTGCTGAAGCAGGAG ggtaaGGAAGGAGGCTTCATTGTCCGAGACTCTACCAGCAAGACAGGGAAATACACTGTCTCTGTTTATGCCAAGTCTGCTGC AGACCCCCAAGGGATGATCCGCCATTACGTTGTATGCTGCACCCCCCAGAATCAGTATTACCTGGCAGAAAAACACCTGTTCAACACCATCCCAGAGCTCATCACGTACCATCAGCACAACTCTGCCG GGCTCATATCCAGACTGAAGTATCCAGTGTCTCGACACCAGAAAAGTGCCCCTTCCACAGCTGGCCTGGGCTATG GGTCGTGGGAGATTGACCCAAAGGACCTGACcttcctgaaggaactggggacAGGGCAGTTTGGTGTGGTGAAGTATGGGAAATGGAGAGGCCAATACAATGTTGCCATCAAAATGATCAGAGAGGGCTCCATGTCAGAAGATGAGTTCATCGATGAAGCCAAAGTCATGAT GAACCTATCTCATGAGAAGCTGGTGCAGCTCTATGGGGTCTGCACAAAGCAGCGTCCCATCTTCATCATCACTGAGTACATGGCCAACGGCTGTCTCCTGAACTTCCTGAGGGAAACTCAGCGGCGGTTCCagcctgctgagctgctggaaatgtGCAAAGATGTCTGTGAAGCTATGGAGTACCTGGAATCCAAGAAGTTCCTGCACCGAGACCTG GCTGCTCGCAACTGTTTGGTGAATGACCAAGGGATTGTTAAAGTCTCAGATTTTGGCCTTTCCAG ATATGTTCTGGATGATGAGTACACAAGCTCCATGGGGTCAAAGTTTCCAGTTCGGTGGTCTCCTCCTGAAGTGCTTCTGTACAGCAAGTTCAGCAGCAAGTCTGACGTGTGGTCATTTG GCGTGCTGATGTGGGAGGTTTACTCTCTGGGAAAGATGCCTTACGAGAGGTTTAACAACAGCGAGACCACGGAGCACGTCATCCAAGGCCTGCGCCTCTACCGGCCCCAGCAGGCCTCAGAGCGGGTCTACGCCATCATGTACAGCTGCTGGCACGAG AAGGCCGAGGAGCGCCCCACCTTCAGCGCGCTGCTGGGCAGCATCGTGGACATCACGGATGAAGAGCCGTGA
- the BTK gene encoding tyrosine-protein kinase BTK isoform X3, which translates to MASVILESIFLKRSQQKKKTSPLNFKKRLFLLTESKLSYYEYDFERGRRGSKKGSVDIEKITCVETVVPENNPPPERQVPKKGEDYNMEQISIIERFPYPFQVVYDEGPLYVFSPTEELRKRWIHQLKSVIRYNSDLVQKYHPCFWIDGQYLCCSQTAKNAMGCKILESRNGSLKAGRSHRKTKKPLPPTPEEDTMVMKPLPPEPAPSAAGEMKKVVALYNYVPMNVQDLQLQKGEEYLILEESHLPWWKARDKNGREGYIPSNYVTETSNSLEIYEWYSKNITRSQAEQLLKQEGKEGGFIVRDSTSKTGKYTVSVYAKSAADPQGMIRHYVVCCTPQNQYYLAEKHLFNTIPELITYHQHNSAGLISRLKYPVSRHQKSAPSTAGLGYGSWEIDPKDLTFLKELGTGQFGVVKYGKWRGQYNVAIKMIREGSMSEDEFIDEAKVMMNLSHEKLVQLYGVCTKQRPIFIITEYMANGCLLNFLRETQRRFQPAELLEMCKDVCEAMEYLESKKFLHRDLAARNCLVNDQGIVKVSDFGLSRYVLDDEYTSSMGSKFPVRWSPPEVLLYSKFSSKSDVWSFGVLMWEVYSLGKMPYERFNNSETTEHVIQGLRLYRPQQASERVYAIMYSCWHEKAEERPTFSALLGSIVDITDEEP; encoded by the exons ATGGCCAGTGTCATCCTGGAGAGCATCTTCTTGAAGCGCTCacagcagaagaagaaaacgTCTCCCCTCAACTTCAAGAAGCGCCTGTTCCTGCTGACGGAGAGCAAGCTGTCCTACTACGAGTACGACTTCGAGAGGGGG CGCCGAGGCAGCAAGAAGGGCTCGGTGGACATTGAGAAGATCACCTGTGTGGAGACGGTGGTGCCTGAAAACAATCCTCCCCCTGAGCGGCAGGTCCCG aagaaaggagaggattACAacatggagcagatctccatCATCGAGCGGTTCCCCTACCCCTTTCAG GTGGTGTACGATGAGGGGCCCCTCTATGTCTTCTCCCCGACAGAGGAGCTGCGCAAACGCTGGATCCATCAGCTGAAGAGCG TGATCCGGTACAACAGTGACCTGGTACAGAAGTACCACCCCTGCTTCTGGATTGATGGCCAGTacctgtgctgctcccagacAGCCAAGAACGCCATGGGCTGCAAGATCCTGGAGAGCAGGAATGGCA GTTTAAAAGCTGGGCGGTCACATCGCAAAACAAAGAAGCCTCTTCCCCCCACTCCCGAGGAGGACACG ATGGTGATGAAGCCTCTGCCCCCTGAGCCAGCCCCCAGCGCAGCAGGCGAAATGAAGAAGGTGGTGGCCCTGTACAACTACGTGCCGATGAATGTGCAggacctgcagctgcagaagggtGAGGAGTACCTCATCCTGGAGGAAAGCCACCTGCCCTGGTGGAAAGCCCGCGACAAGAATGG aagggaaggatACATCCCCAGCAACTATGTCACCGAAACGAGCAATTCCCTGGAGATTTATGA GTGGTACTCAAAGAATATCACTCGGAGCCAAGCAGAGCAACTGCTGAAGCAGGAG ggtaaGGAAGGAGGCTTCATTGTCCGAGACTCTACCAGCAAGACAGGGAAATACACTGTCTCTGTTTATGCCAAGTCTGCTGC AGACCCCCAAGGGATGATCCGCCATTACGTTGTATGCTGCACCCCCCAGAATCAGTATTACCTGGCAGAAAAACACCTGTTCAACACCATCCCAGAGCTCATCACGTACCATCAGCACAACTCTGCCG GGCTCATATCCAGACTGAAGTATCCAGTGTCTCGACACCAGAAAAGTGCCCCTTCCACAGCTGGCCTGGGCTATG GGTCGTGGGAGATTGACCCAAAGGACCTGACcttcctgaaggaactggggacAGGGCAGTTTGGTGTGGTGAAGTATGGGAAATGGAGAGGCCAATACAATGTTGCCATCAAAATGATCAGAGAGGGCTCCATGTCAGAAGATGAGTTCATCGATGAAGCCAAAGTCATGAT GAACCTATCTCATGAGAAGCTGGTGCAGCTCTATGGGGTCTGCACAAAGCAGCGTCCCATCTTCATCATCACTGAGTACATGGCCAACGGCTGTCTCCTGAACTTCCTGAGGGAAACTCAGCGGCGGTTCCagcctgctgagctgctggaaatgtGCAAAGATGTCTGTGAAGCTATGGAGTACCTGGAATCCAAGAAGTTCCTGCACCGAGACCTG GCTGCTCGCAACTGTTTGGTGAATGACCAAGGGATTGTTAAAGTCTCAGATTTTGGCCTTTCCAG ATATGTTCTGGATGATGAGTACACAAGCTCCATGGGGTCAAAGTTTCCAGTTCGGTGGTCTCCTCCTGAAGTGCTTCTGTACAGCAAGTTCAGCAGCAAGTCTGACGTGTGGTCATTTG GCGTGCTGATGTGGGAGGTTTACTCTCTGGGAAAGATGCCTTACGAGAGGTTTAACAACAGCGAGACCACGGAGCACGTCATCCAAGGCCTGCGCCTCTACCGGCCCCAGCAGGCCTCAGAGCGGGTCTACGCCATCATGTACAGCTGCTGGCACGAG AAGGCCGAGGAGCGCCCCACCTTCAGCGCGCTGCTGGGCAGCATCGTGGACATCACGGATGAAGAGCCGTGA
- the TIMM8A gene encoding mitochondrial import inner membrane translocase subunit Tim8 A: MEAPSGGGLGGADPQLQRFIEVETQKQRFQQLVHQMTELCWEKCMDKPGPKLDSRAETCFVNCVERFIDTSQFILNRLEQTQKSKSAFSESLSD, translated from the exons ATGGAGGCGCCGTCCGGTGGCGGGCTGGGGGGAGCCGACCCGCAGCTCCAGCGCTTCATCGAGGTGGAGACTCAGAAACAGCGGTTCCAGCAGCTGGTGCACCAGATGACCGAGCTCTGCTGG GAGAAGTGCATGGACAAGCCCGGGCCGAAGCTGGACAGCCGGGCTGAGACATGCTTCGTGAACTGCGTGGAGCGCTTCATCGACACCAGTCAGTTCATCCTGAACCGGCTGGAGCAGACGCAGAAGTCCAAATCGGCCTTCTCAGAGAGCCTGTCCGACTGA